In Cynocephalus volans isolate mCynVol1 chromosome 16, mCynVol1.pri, whole genome shotgun sequence, the following proteins share a genomic window:
- the GPS1 gene encoding COP9 signalosome complex subunit 1 isoform X3 yields MQIDVDPQEDPQNAPDVNYVVENPTLDLEQYAASYSGLMRIERLQFIADHCPPLRVEALKMALSFVQRTFNVDMYEEIHRKLSEATRELQNAPDAIPESGVEPPPLDTAWVEATRKKALLKLEKLDTDLKNYKGNSIKESIRRGHDDLGDHYLDCGDLSNALKCYSRARDYCTSAKHVINMCLNVIKVSVYLQNWSHVLSYVSKAESTPEIAEQRGERDSQTQAILTKLKCAAGLAELAARKYKQAAKCFLLASFDHCDFPELLSPSNVAVYGGLCALATFDRQELQRNVISSSSFKLFLELEPQIRDIIFKFYESKYASCLKMLDEMKDNLLLDMYLAPHVRTLYAQIRNRALIQYFSPYVSADMHKMAMAFNTTVAALEDELTQLILEGLINARIDSHSKVLYARDVDQRSTTFEKSLLMGKEFQRRAKAMILRAAVLRNQIHVKSPPREGSQGELTPANSQSRMSTNM; encoded by the exons ATGCAGATTGACGTGGACCCCCAGGAGGACCCACAGAATGCACCCGATGTCAACTACGTGGTGGAGAACCCCACCCTG GATCTGGAGCAGTATGCAGCCAGCTACAGCGGCCTCATGCGCATCGAGCGGCTGCAGTTCATTGCTGATCATTGCCCCCCACTGCGGGTGGAGGCCCTGAAGATGGCGCTCTCCTTTGTGCAGAGAACCTTTAATGTGGACATGTACGAGGAGATCCACCGGAAGCTTTCAGAGGCCACCAG GGAGCTGCAGAATGCACCTGATGCTATCCCTGAGAGCGGTGTGGAACCGCCACCCCTGGACACGGCCTGGGTGGAGGCCACTCGGAAGAAGGCCCTACTGAAGCTGGAGAAGCTGGACACAGACCTGAAGAACTACAAGGGCAACTCCATCAAGGAGAGCATCAG GCGCGGCCATGATGACCTGGGTGACCACTACCTCGACTGTGGGGACCTTAGCAACGCCCTCAAGTGTTATTCCCGGGCCCGAGACTACTGCACCAGCGCCAAGCACGTCATCAACATGTGCCTGAACGTCATCAAG GTCAGCGTCTACTTGCAGAATTGGTCTCACGTGCTGAGCTACGTCAGCAAGGCCGAGTCTACTCCTGAGATAGCCGAG CAGCGTGGGGAGCGGGACAGCCAGACGCAGGCCATCCTCACCAAGCTCAAGTGTGCTGCAG gcttggctgagctggcCGCCCGCAAGTACAAGCAGGCTGCCAAGTGCTTCCTGTTGGCTTCCTTTGATCACTGCGACTTCCCAGAG CTGCTTTCCCCCAGCAACGTGGCTGTCTATGGTGGCTTGTGTGCCCTGGCCACCTTTGACCGGCAGGAGCTGCAGCGCAATGTCATCTCCAGCAG CTCCTTCAAGTTGTTCTTGGAGCTGGAACCACAAATTCGAGACATCATTTTCAAGTTCTATGAGTCCAAGTATGCCTCATGCCTGAAGATGCTGGACGAGATGAAG GATAACCTGCTCCTGGACATGTACCTGGCCCCCCACGTCAGGACTTTGTATGCCCAGATCCGCAACCGCGCCCTTATCCAG TACTTCAGTCCCTATGTGTCTGCTGACATGCACAAGATGGCCATGGCCTTCAACACCACGGTGGCAGCTCTGGAAGATGAGCTGACGCAGCTCATCCTGGAGGGGCTCATCAATGCCCGCATCGACTCGCACAGCAAG GTCCTGTACGCCCGGGATGTGGACCAGCGCAGCACCACCTTTGAGAAGTCCCTGCTGATGGGCAAGGAGTTCCAGCGCCGCGCCAAGGCCATGATCCTGAGGGCGGCTGTGCTGCGCAACCAGATCCACGTCAAG TCCCCTCCCAGAGAAGGAAGCCAGGGGGAGCTgactcctgccaacagccagtcCCGGATGAGCACCAACATGTGA
- the GPS1 gene encoding COP9 signalosome complex subunit 1 isoform X5 translates to MRGGPAPSAAASSVTDLGRAPRGGRADLVLPGTAGDSILSASLSACSPLYEGAVEPMQIDVDPQEDPQNAPDVNYVVENPTLDLEQYAASYSGLMRIERLQFIADHCPPLRVEALKMALSFVQRTFNVDMYEEIHRKLSEATRELQNAPDAIPESGVEPPPLDTAWVEATRKKALLKLEKLDTDLKNYKGNSIKESIRRGHDDLGDHYLDCGDLSNALKCYSRARDYCTSAKHVINMCLNVIKVSVYLQNWSHVLSYVSKAESTPEIAERGERDSQTQAILTKLKCAAGLAELAARKYKQAAKCFLLASFDHCDFPELLSPSNVAVYGGLCALATFDRQELQRNVISSSSFKLFLELEPQIRDIIFKFYESKYASCLKMLDEMKDNLLLDMYLAPHVRTLYAQIRNRALIQYFSPYVSADMHKMAMAFNTTVAALEDELTQLILEGLINARIDSHSKVLYARDVDQRSTTFEKSLLMGKEFQRRAKAMILRAAVLRNQIHVKSPPREGSQGELTPANSQSRMSTNM, encoded by the exons ATGAGGGGTGGCCCGGCCCCCAGCGCGGCCGCCTCGTCAGTGACAGATCTGGGCCGCGCGCCTCGCGGCGGTAGGGCAGACCTCGTCCTGCCGGGCACGGCCGGGGACTCCATCCTGAGCGCCAGTCTTTCGGCCTGTTCGCCGCTGTACGAG GGGGCCGTGGAGCCCATGCAGATTGACGTGGACCCCCAGGAGGACCCACAGAATGCACCCGATGTCAACTACGTGGTGGAGAACCCCACCCTG GATCTGGAGCAGTATGCAGCCAGCTACAGCGGCCTCATGCGCATCGAGCGGCTGCAGTTCATTGCTGATCATTGCCCCCCACTGCGGGTGGAGGCCCTGAAGATGGCGCTCTCCTTTGTGCAGAGAACCTTTAATGTGGACATGTACGAGGAGATCCACCGGAAGCTTTCAGAGGCCACCAG GGAGCTGCAGAATGCACCTGATGCTATCCCTGAGAGCGGTGTGGAACCGCCACCCCTGGACACGGCCTGGGTGGAGGCCACTCGGAAGAAGGCCCTACTGAAGCTGGAGAAGCTGGACACAGACCTGAAGAACTACAAGGGCAACTCCATCAAGGAGAGCATCAG GCGCGGCCATGATGACCTGGGTGACCACTACCTCGACTGTGGGGACCTTAGCAACGCCCTCAAGTGTTATTCCCGGGCCCGAGACTACTGCACCAGCGCCAAGCACGTCATCAACATGTGCCTGAACGTCATCAAG GTCAGCGTCTACTTGCAGAATTGGTCTCACGTGCTGAGCTACGTCAGCAAGGCCGAGTCTACTCCTGAGATAGCCGAG CGTGGGGAGCGGGACAGCCAGACGCAGGCCATCCTCACCAAGCTCAAGTGTGCTGCAG gcttggctgagctggcCGCCCGCAAGTACAAGCAGGCTGCCAAGTGCTTCCTGTTGGCTTCCTTTGATCACTGCGACTTCCCAGAG CTGCTTTCCCCCAGCAACGTGGCTGTCTATGGTGGCTTGTGTGCCCTGGCCACCTTTGACCGGCAGGAGCTGCAGCGCAATGTCATCTCCAGCAG CTCCTTCAAGTTGTTCTTGGAGCTGGAACCACAAATTCGAGACATCATTTTCAAGTTCTATGAGTCCAAGTATGCCTCATGCCTGAAGATGCTGGACGAGATGAAG GATAACCTGCTCCTGGACATGTACCTGGCCCCCCACGTCAGGACTTTGTATGCCCAGATCCGCAACCGCGCCCTTATCCAG TACTTCAGTCCCTATGTGTCTGCTGACATGCACAAGATGGCCATGGCCTTCAACACCACGGTGGCAGCTCTGGAAGATGAGCTGACGCAGCTCATCCTGGAGGGGCTCATCAATGCCCGCATCGACTCGCACAGCAAG GTCCTGTACGCCCGGGATGTGGACCAGCGCAGCACCACCTTTGAGAAGTCCCTGCTGATGGGCAAGGAGTTCCAGCGCCGCGCCAAGGCCATGATCCTGAGGGCGGCTGTGCTGCGCAACCAGATCCACGTCAAG TCCCCTCCCAGAGAAGGAAGCCAGGGGGAGCTgactcctgccaacagccagtcCCGGATGAGCACCAACATGTGA
- the GPS1 gene encoding COP9 signalosome complex subunit 1 isoform X2 — protein MPLPVQVFNLQGAVEPMQIDVDPQEDPQNAPDVNYVVENPTLDLEQYAASYSGLMRIERLQFIADHCPPLRVEALKMALSFVQRTFNVDMYEEIHRKLSEATRELQNAPDAIPESGVEPPPLDTAWVEATRKKALLKLEKLDTDLKNYKGNSIKESIRRGHDDLGDHYLDCGDLSNALKCYSRARDYCTSAKHVINMCLNVIKVSVYLQNWSHVLSYVSKAESTPEIAERGERDSQTQAILTKLKCAAGLAELAARKYKQAAKCFLLASFDHCDFPELLSPSNVAVYGGLCALATFDRQELQRNVISSSSFKLFLELEPQIRDIIFKFYESKYASCLKMLDEMKDNLLLDMYLAPHVRTLYAQIRNRALIQYFSPYVSADMHKMAMAFNTTVAALEDELTQLILEGLINARIDSHSKVLYARDVDQRSTTFEKSLLMGKEFQRRAKAMILRAAVLRNQIHVKSPPREGSQGELTPANSQSRMSTNM, from the exons ATGCCGCTGCCCGTTCAGGTGTTCAACTTGCAG GGGGCCGTGGAGCCCATGCAGATTGACGTGGACCCCCAGGAGGACCCACAGAATGCACCCGATGTCAACTACGTGGTGGAGAACCCCACCCTG GATCTGGAGCAGTATGCAGCCAGCTACAGCGGCCTCATGCGCATCGAGCGGCTGCAGTTCATTGCTGATCATTGCCCCCCACTGCGGGTGGAGGCCCTGAAGATGGCGCTCTCCTTTGTGCAGAGAACCTTTAATGTGGACATGTACGAGGAGATCCACCGGAAGCTTTCAGAGGCCACCAG GGAGCTGCAGAATGCACCTGATGCTATCCCTGAGAGCGGTGTGGAACCGCCACCCCTGGACACGGCCTGGGTGGAGGCCACTCGGAAGAAGGCCCTACTGAAGCTGGAGAAGCTGGACACAGACCTGAAGAACTACAAGGGCAACTCCATCAAGGAGAGCATCAG GCGCGGCCATGATGACCTGGGTGACCACTACCTCGACTGTGGGGACCTTAGCAACGCCCTCAAGTGTTATTCCCGGGCCCGAGACTACTGCACCAGCGCCAAGCACGTCATCAACATGTGCCTGAACGTCATCAAG GTCAGCGTCTACTTGCAGAATTGGTCTCACGTGCTGAGCTACGTCAGCAAGGCCGAGTCTACTCCTGAGATAGCCGAG CGTGGGGAGCGGGACAGCCAGACGCAGGCCATCCTCACCAAGCTCAAGTGTGCTGCAG gcttggctgagctggcCGCCCGCAAGTACAAGCAGGCTGCCAAGTGCTTCCTGTTGGCTTCCTTTGATCACTGCGACTTCCCAGAG CTGCTTTCCCCCAGCAACGTGGCTGTCTATGGTGGCTTGTGTGCCCTGGCCACCTTTGACCGGCAGGAGCTGCAGCGCAATGTCATCTCCAGCAG CTCCTTCAAGTTGTTCTTGGAGCTGGAACCACAAATTCGAGACATCATTTTCAAGTTCTATGAGTCCAAGTATGCCTCATGCCTGAAGATGCTGGACGAGATGAAG GATAACCTGCTCCTGGACATGTACCTGGCCCCCCACGTCAGGACTTTGTATGCCCAGATCCGCAACCGCGCCCTTATCCAG TACTTCAGTCCCTATGTGTCTGCTGACATGCACAAGATGGCCATGGCCTTCAACACCACGGTGGCAGCTCTGGAAGATGAGCTGACGCAGCTCATCCTGGAGGGGCTCATCAATGCCCGCATCGACTCGCACAGCAAG GTCCTGTACGCCCGGGATGTGGACCAGCGCAGCACCACCTTTGAGAAGTCCCTGCTGATGGGCAAGGAGTTCCAGCGCCGCGCCAAGGCCATGATCCTGAGGGCGGCTGTGCTGCGCAACCAGATCCACGTCAAG TCCCCTCCCAGAGAAGGAAGCCAGGGGGAGCTgactcctgccaacagccagtcCCGGATGAGCACCAACATGTGA
- the GPS1 gene encoding COP9 signalosome complex subunit 1 isoform X4 — MRGGPAPSAAASSVTDLGRAPRGGRADLVLPGTAGDSILSASLSACSPLYEGAVEPMQIDVDPQEDPQNAPDVNYVVENPTLDLEQYAASYSGLMRIERLQFIADHCPPLRVEALKMALSFVQRTFNVDMYEEIHRKLSEATRELQNAPDAIPESGVEPPPLDTAWVEATRKKALLKLEKLDTDLKNYKGNSIKESIRRGHDDLGDHYLDCGDLSNALKCYSRARDYCTSAKHVINMCLNVIKVSVYLQNWSHVLSYVSKAESTPEIAEQRGERDSQTQAILTKLKCAAGLAELAARKYKQAAKCFLLASFDHCDFPELLSPSNVAVYGGLCALATFDRQELQRNVISSSSFKLFLELEPQIRDIIFKFYESKYASCLKMLDEMKDNLLLDMYLAPHVRTLYAQIRNRALIQYFSPYVSADMHKMAMAFNTTVAALEDELTQLILEGLINARIDSHSKVLYARDVDQRSTTFEKSLLMGKEFQRRAKAMILRAAVLRNQIHVKSPPREGSQGELTPANSQSRMSTNM; from the exons ATGAGGGGTGGCCCGGCCCCCAGCGCGGCCGCCTCGTCAGTGACAGATCTGGGCCGCGCGCCTCGCGGCGGTAGGGCAGACCTCGTCCTGCCGGGCACGGCCGGGGACTCCATCCTGAGCGCCAGTCTTTCGGCCTGTTCGCCGCTGTACGAG GGGGCCGTGGAGCCCATGCAGATTGACGTGGACCCCCAGGAGGACCCACAGAATGCACCCGATGTCAACTACGTGGTGGAGAACCCCACCCTG GATCTGGAGCAGTATGCAGCCAGCTACAGCGGCCTCATGCGCATCGAGCGGCTGCAGTTCATTGCTGATCATTGCCCCCCACTGCGGGTGGAGGCCCTGAAGATGGCGCTCTCCTTTGTGCAGAGAACCTTTAATGTGGACATGTACGAGGAGATCCACCGGAAGCTTTCAGAGGCCACCAG GGAGCTGCAGAATGCACCTGATGCTATCCCTGAGAGCGGTGTGGAACCGCCACCCCTGGACACGGCCTGGGTGGAGGCCACTCGGAAGAAGGCCCTACTGAAGCTGGAGAAGCTGGACACAGACCTGAAGAACTACAAGGGCAACTCCATCAAGGAGAGCATCAG GCGCGGCCATGATGACCTGGGTGACCACTACCTCGACTGTGGGGACCTTAGCAACGCCCTCAAGTGTTATTCCCGGGCCCGAGACTACTGCACCAGCGCCAAGCACGTCATCAACATGTGCCTGAACGTCATCAAG GTCAGCGTCTACTTGCAGAATTGGTCTCACGTGCTGAGCTACGTCAGCAAGGCCGAGTCTACTCCTGAGATAGCCGAG CAGCGTGGGGAGCGGGACAGCCAGACGCAGGCCATCCTCACCAAGCTCAAGTGTGCTGCAG gcttggctgagctggcCGCCCGCAAGTACAAGCAGGCTGCCAAGTGCTTCCTGTTGGCTTCCTTTGATCACTGCGACTTCCCAGAG CTGCTTTCCCCCAGCAACGTGGCTGTCTATGGTGGCTTGTGTGCCCTGGCCACCTTTGACCGGCAGGAGCTGCAGCGCAATGTCATCTCCAGCAG CTCCTTCAAGTTGTTCTTGGAGCTGGAACCACAAATTCGAGACATCATTTTCAAGTTCTATGAGTCCAAGTATGCCTCATGCCTGAAGATGCTGGACGAGATGAAG GATAACCTGCTCCTGGACATGTACCTGGCCCCCCACGTCAGGACTTTGTATGCCCAGATCCGCAACCGCGCCCTTATCCAG TACTTCAGTCCCTATGTGTCTGCTGACATGCACAAGATGGCCATGGCCTTCAACACCACGGTGGCAGCTCTGGAAGATGAGCTGACGCAGCTCATCCTGGAGGGGCTCATCAATGCCCGCATCGACTCGCACAGCAAG GTCCTGTACGCCCGGGATGTGGACCAGCGCAGCACCACCTTTGAGAAGTCCCTGCTGATGGGCAAGGAGTTCCAGCGCCGCGCCAAGGCCATGATCCTGAGGGCGGCTGTGCTGCGCAACCAGATCCACGTCAAG TCCCCTCCCAGAGAAGGAAGCCAGGGGGAGCTgactcctgccaacagccagtcCCGGATGAGCACCAACATGTGA
- the RFNG gene encoding beta-1,3-N-acetylglucosaminyltransferase radical fringe, with product MSRARGALCRGCLALAAALAALLLLPLPLPRGPAPPPAAAPPPPARPAAAPRLRPDDVFIAVKTTRKNHGPRLRLLLRTWISRARRQTFIFTDGDDPELQLQGGDRVINTNCSAVRTRQALCCKMSVEYDKFIESGRKWFCHVDDDNYVNPESLLHLLSAFSPSQDIYLGRPSLDHPIEATERVQGGGTVTRVKFWFATGGAGFCLSRGLALKMSPWASLGSFMSTAERVRLPDDCTVGYIVEGLLGARLLHSSLFHSHLENLQRLPPDTVLQQVTLSYGGPENPRNVVNVAGGFSLQQDPTRFKSVHCLLYPDTDWCPVQKRG from the exons ATGAGCCGCGCGCGGGGGGCGCTGTGCCGGGGCTGCCTCGCGCTGGCCGCCGCTCTGGccgcgctgctgctgctgccgctgccgctgcccCGCGGCCCCGCACCGCCCCccgccgccgcgccgccgccCCCCGCCCGGCCGGCCGCTGCCCCCCGCCTGCGGCCAGACGACGTCTTCATCGCCGTCAAGACCACGCGGAAGAACCACGGGCCGCGCCTGCGGCTGCTGCTGCGCACCTGGATCTCCCGCGCCCGCCGGCAG ACGTTCATCTTCACAGACGGGGACGACCCTGAGTTGCAGCTCCAGGGAG GTGACCGTGTCATTAACACCAACTGCTCGGCCGTGCGCACCCGCCAGGCGCTCTGCTGCAAGATGTCAGTGGAGTATGACAAGTTCATCGAATCTGGGCGCAA GTGGTTCTGCCACGTGGATGATGACAATTACGTGAATCCCGAAAGTCTGCTGCATCTACTGTCTGCCTTTTCACCCAGCCAAGACATCTACTTGGGGCGGCCTAGCCTGGACCACCCCATCGAGGCCACCGAGAGGGTCCAGGGAGGCGGAACT GTGACCAGAGTCAAATTCTGGTTTGCTACCGGGGGGGCTGGGTTCTGCCTCAGCAGAGGCCTTGCCCTCAAGATGAGCCCGTGGGCCAG CCTAGGCAGCTTCATGAGCACAGCTGAGAGGGTGCGGCTGCCCGATGACTGCACAGTGGGCTACATCGTGGAGGGGCTGTTGGGTGCCCGCCTGCTGCACAGCTCCCTCTTCCACTCCCACCTGGAGAACCTGCAGAGACTGCCACCCGACACGGTGCTCCAACAG GTCACCTTGAGCTATGGGGGTCCTGAGAACCCACGTAATGTGGTGAACGTGGCTGGAGGCTTCAGCCTGCAGCAGGACCCCACGCG GTTTAAGTCTGTCCATTGCCTTCTCTACCCCGACACGGACTGGTGTCCTGTGCAGAAACGGGGATGA
- the GPS1 gene encoding COP9 signalosome complex subunit 1 isoform X1, translated as MPLPVQVFNLQGAVEPMQIDVDPQEDPQNAPDVNYVVENPTLDLEQYAASYSGLMRIERLQFIADHCPPLRVEALKMALSFVQRTFNVDMYEEIHRKLSEATRELQNAPDAIPESGVEPPPLDTAWVEATRKKALLKLEKLDTDLKNYKGNSIKESIRRGHDDLGDHYLDCGDLSNALKCYSRARDYCTSAKHVINMCLNVIKVSVYLQNWSHVLSYVSKAESTPEIAEQRGERDSQTQAILTKLKCAAGLAELAARKYKQAAKCFLLASFDHCDFPELLSPSNVAVYGGLCALATFDRQELQRNVISSSSFKLFLELEPQIRDIIFKFYESKYASCLKMLDEMKDNLLLDMYLAPHVRTLYAQIRNRALIQYFSPYVSADMHKMAMAFNTTVAALEDELTQLILEGLINARIDSHSKVLYARDVDQRSTTFEKSLLMGKEFQRRAKAMILRAAVLRNQIHVKSPPREGSQGELTPANSQSRMSTNM; from the exons ATGCCGCTGCCCGTTCAGGTGTTCAACTTGCAG GGGGCCGTGGAGCCCATGCAGATTGACGTGGACCCCCAGGAGGACCCACAGAATGCACCCGATGTCAACTACGTGGTGGAGAACCCCACCCTG GATCTGGAGCAGTATGCAGCCAGCTACAGCGGCCTCATGCGCATCGAGCGGCTGCAGTTCATTGCTGATCATTGCCCCCCACTGCGGGTGGAGGCCCTGAAGATGGCGCTCTCCTTTGTGCAGAGAACCTTTAATGTGGACATGTACGAGGAGATCCACCGGAAGCTTTCAGAGGCCACCAG GGAGCTGCAGAATGCACCTGATGCTATCCCTGAGAGCGGTGTGGAACCGCCACCCCTGGACACGGCCTGGGTGGAGGCCACTCGGAAGAAGGCCCTACTGAAGCTGGAGAAGCTGGACACAGACCTGAAGAACTACAAGGGCAACTCCATCAAGGAGAGCATCAG GCGCGGCCATGATGACCTGGGTGACCACTACCTCGACTGTGGGGACCTTAGCAACGCCCTCAAGTGTTATTCCCGGGCCCGAGACTACTGCACCAGCGCCAAGCACGTCATCAACATGTGCCTGAACGTCATCAAG GTCAGCGTCTACTTGCAGAATTGGTCTCACGTGCTGAGCTACGTCAGCAAGGCCGAGTCTACTCCTGAGATAGCCGAG CAGCGTGGGGAGCGGGACAGCCAGACGCAGGCCATCCTCACCAAGCTCAAGTGTGCTGCAG gcttggctgagctggcCGCCCGCAAGTACAAGCAGGCTGCCAAGTGCTTCCTGTTGGCTTCCTTTGATCACTGCGACTTCCCAGAG CTGCTTTCCCCCAGCAACGTGGCTGTCTATGGTGGCTTGTGTGCCCTGGCCACCTTTGACCGGCAGGAGCTGCAGCGCAATGTCATCTCCAGCAG CTCCTTCAAGTTGTTCTTGGAGCTGGAACCACAAATTCGAGACATCATTTTCAAGTTCTATGAGTCCAAGTATGCCTCATGCCTGAAGATGCTGGACGAGATGAAG GATAACCTGCTCCTGGACATGTACCTGGCCCCCCACGTCAGGACTTTGTATGCCCAGATCCGCAACCGCGCCCTTATCCAG TACTTCAGTCCCTATGTGTCTGCTGACATGCACAAGATGGCCATGGCCTTCAACACCACGGTGGCAGCTCTGGAAGATGAGCTGACGCAGCTCATCCTGGAGGGGCTCATCAATGCCCGCATCGACTCGCACAGCAAG GTCCTGTACGCCCGGGATGTGGACCAGCGCAGCACCACCTTTGAGAAGTCCCTGCTGATGGGCAAGGAGTTCCAGCGCCGCGCCAAGGCCATGATCCTGAGGGCGGCTGTGCTGCGCAACCAGATCCACGTCAAG TCCCCTCCCAGAGAAGGAAGCCAGGGGGAGCTgactcctgccaacagccagtcCCGGATGAGCACCAACATGTGA